The following are encoded together in the Synchiropus splendidus isolate RoL2022-P1 chromosome 7, RoL_Sspl_1.0, whole genome shotgun sequence genome:
- the slf1 gene encoding SMC5-SMC6 complex localization factor protein 1 isoform X3, translated as MDGCTHIIQISGIKDRETKTVLVKGILRLGGKYISGSVYQSAITHLIIPQVLSSEKFLASCAAGKWVVKPEYVLDSIKNGLWLPEEHYEISLCKDGSSDFYPSRKWRELVADGGIRGAFQDWHVLLMVQDPNRCSMFKRLLNAGCAKVYDSSPPPPASITHVLAKPELKDSSVCGSPCYPVSYIVQYLFGSKCLDMSISLLHDDGQAEGNFLDDDDYSDVESVLKDFSIKQEGRPRLCFLEFLGYRDPYRSKSQITDVDLRNIGIMIECGLFKEALDSIRSEMFSGFWPPAPYMVSLLEFAMQGNASLVFLNNFNHVMHRLLISNPPWIAPNARKKYFSKVLQCPQCKGGLWPFLESVISYCVSGVFTCHQLPEPTAPTLFDVLSDLLGFVLKLFQAEFHAVFTGDLLQLADSGDCNIPASSTLLYGTFWTVWERSTLLSREVKRLIQLLSLAAAEDMAESSKKQRKHVVYTLLDLLSVLVEFWCQQHFKLNQKLVAKGLKDLAEFFAQSSQKLSDTVQAELVVQVPSSRLKLELGDAVFRNMCFMKGFTVGDDALTLKKVVTSYLPALGRLAQSPHGAHHRMRHTSHSCTSLDPSCGGQAVMNGSTQRKGHIPRGLNKVNAAGETLLHRACKRNQVETVLQILALPGTDVNIKDHMGWSPLHEACNHGSTECVEALLRHRPIPVINSLVDGVSPLHDALLNGHMDIAKMLLETAGSCLLQPTGSGGIAALDLVSSVDQRSQLLHCAQTGDRSAHTPAESRKPVDQGPGETVATGNGSTVD; from the exons ATGGATGGCTGCACCCACATCATCCAAATTTCAGGGATCAAAGACCGAGAGACGAAAACAGTTCTTGTCAAGGGAATTCTGAGGCTGGGTGGAAAGTACATCAGTGGTTCG GTCTATCAGAGTGCCATTACCCACCTCATAATCCCCCAGGTTTTGTCGAGTGAGAAATTCTTAGCGTCTTGTGCAGCAG GAAAGTGGGTGGTGAAGCCGGAATATGTTTTGGACAGCATCAAGAACGGATTGTGGCTTCCAGAGGAACATTATGAGATATCCCTTTGCAAAGACGGCTCATCTGACTTTTACCCATCCAGAAAATGGAGGGAGCTAGTGGCAGATGGAGGAATCCGAGGTGCCTTCCAAGACTGGCATGTTCTTCTTATGGTGCAGGATCCTAACCGTTGCTCTATGTTTAAGCG tctctTAAACGCTGGCTGCGCAAAGGTTTAtgattcttctcctcctcctcctgcatccATTACACATGTCTTGGCCAAACCTGAATTAAAGGACTCAAGCGTCTGCGGTAGTCCTTGCTACCCTGTCAGCTACATTGTCCAATACTTATTTGGC AGCAAATGCTTGGATATGAGTATCTCCCTGCTGCATGATGATGGACAAGCGGAGGGTAATTTTCTAGATGATGACGACTACTCTGACGTGGAGTCAGTGCTGAAGGACTTTTCTATTAAGCAAGAG GGACGACCGAGACTGTGCTTCCTTGAGTTTCTGGGCTATCGTGATCCTTACCGTTCAAAGTCACAG ATTACAGACGTTGACTTGAGAAACATCGGCATCATGATAGAATGTGGCCTCTTCAAAGAAGCTTTGGACTCCATCagaagtgaaatgttttctgGATTCTGGCCTCCAGCACCGTATATGGTCTCTTTGTTGGAGTTTGCAATGCAG GGAAACGCCTCGCTAGTATTTCTCAACAACTTCAACCATGTCATGCACCGCCTTCTCATTTCCAATCCCCCGTGGATCGCTCCCAACGCAAGgaaaaagtatttttccaaagtgctACAGTGTCCTCAGTGTAAGGGCGGCCTGTGGCCTTTTCTGGAGTCAGTCATCAG TTACTGTGTTTCCGGTGTGTTCACTTGTCACCAACTGCCAGAACCCACGGCACCGACGTTGTTTGACGTTCTCTCTGACCTGCTtggatttgttttgaaactCTTCCAAGCAGAGTTCCACGCTGTATTCACTGG CGATCTTTTGCAGTTGGCCGATTCAGGAGATTGTAATATTCCTGCTTCAAGCACGTTGCTCTATGGAACTTTCTGGACTGTGTGGGAGCGTAGCACCCTGTTGTCTCGCGAAGTAAAGCGCCTCATCCAACTCCTTTCCCTGGCTGCTGCTGAG GACATGGCAGAAAGCagcaagaaacaaagaaaacatgtgGTGTACACTTTGCTGGACCTGCTGTCtgtgctggtggagttctggTGTCAGCAACACTTCAAACTGAACCAGAAACTGGTTGCGAAGGGATTGAAAGACCTTGCGGAGTTCTTTGCTCAAAGCAGCCAAA AGCTCTCTGACACTGTCCAGGCAGAACTGGTCGTCCAGGTTCCCTCCAGTCGGCTGAAGTTGGAACTGGGCGATGCCGTCTttcggaacatgtgcttcatgAAAGGGTTTACCGTGGGAGATGATGCCCTGACTCTCAAGAAAGTG GTGACGTCCTACCTTCCTGCTCTGGGAAGGTTAGCTCAGAGTCCCCACGGTGCTCACCACAGGATGCGACACACCTCCCACAGCTGCACCAGCCTGGATCCCAGCTGCGG AGGTCAAGCTGTCATGAATGGGTCAACTCAGCGGAAAGGACACATCCCTAGAGGCTTGAACAAGGTCAATGCAGCAG GAGagaccctcctccacagagcCTGCAAGAGGAACCAAGTGGAAACCGTGCTTCAGATCCTGGCGCTTCCTGGCACGGACGTCAATATAAAAG ATCACATGGGCTGGTCCCCTCTGCATGAAGCGTGCAACCATGGCAGCACAGAGTGTGTGGAGGCATTGCTACGTCACCGGCCCATCCCTGTTATTAACAGTCTGGTGGATGGAGTCAGCCCTCTGCATGATGCCTTGCTCAACGGGCACATGGATATTGCCAAAATGCTCCTCGAAACAGCAG